The following coding sequences lie in one Mycobacterium sp. Z3061 genomic window:
- a CDS encoding GNAT family N-acetyltransferase, whose product MSGYSYERPPTHLDGPRLHLRPAVVEDAAEIFESVSGDPEVTRFLLWTAHPDAVETRRVLIEQLISTKNDRNWVITLRRTGDIVGLISCRRPVSHSVEIGYCLGRNWWDMGYMSEALKLVVDELAADTAVFRVWATCHVDNARSARLLQRTGFSLEGRLRRHAVYPTMGPEPHDSLIYARIMR is encoded by the coding sequence GTGAGCGGCTACTCCTACGAGCGGCCGCCGACGCACCTCGACGGACCCCGCCTGCACCTGCGGCCGGCGGTCGTCGAGGACGCCGCCGAGATCTTCGAAAGCGTGTCCGGCGATCCCGAAGTCACCCGGTTCCTGCTCTGGACCGCCCACCCCGATGCGGTGGAGACCCGCCGGGTGCTCATCGAGCAACTCATCTCGACGAAGAACGACCGGAACTGGGTCATCACGTTGCGCCGCACCGGCGACATCGTCGGGCTGATCAGCTGCCGTCGTCCGGTCAGCCATTCCGTCGAGATCGGCTATTGCCTGGGCCGGAACTGGTGGGACATGGGCTACATGTCCGAGGCACTCAAGTTGGTGGTGGACGAGTTGGCCGCCGACACCGCCGTGTTCCGGGTCTGGGCGACCTGCCACGTCGACAACGCGCGATCAGCGCGGCTGCTGCAGCGCACCGGGTTCTCGCTGGAAGGCCGGCTGCGCCGGCACGCGGTGTACCCGACGATGGGTCCCGAACCGCACGACAGCCTGATCTACGCCAGGATCATGCGCTGA